The Bacteroidetes bacterium GWF2_43_63 genome segment GCTGCAGTTCGTACCACTCGGGCATCATATACAATTCGGGAAATGAATCGCAATATTGTTCGAAGATAATTTTGCCAGGCAAACCGGATGTATCCCGATCCTTTGGCCAGTCCTGTGCAAATGCAACGGTAGTCCCGAGCAGACAGAAAACAAGTAATAAAATTCTAAAGAGCATTATCTGACCCTTACTTTCTGGCCGAGTCTCAGAACTGAATTTTTGTTGATTTTGTTGAGTGAACAGAGCTTGTCAACGGTGGTGCCATATTTCCTGGCAATTGCAGACAGGGTGTCTCCTTTTTTCACAATATAGTAATTCCCAACAGCAGTACCGTTGGCCGTAGATCCCTTATAGTCACCCTGGCTGCTGGTGCTGCCTCCATATTGTTTGGTTGTGGTGCCTGTTTCTGTTCCTGTATTGGTTCCATTAACACCATCGGCTACATATGCTTTGTGACTTTGAGAAATTTTAAAATCATTGGCAGTCAGCACAATGGTATCCATTTTCAGGTCAAGCGAATCAAAGGACATTATTTTAAGCGGATCAAAAGCATGGTCGCGGTAGCGGCATTCGAAGTGAAGATGTGGTCCAGACCAGTGTGCACCAGTATTTCCGCCACCACCAATTACCTGACCGGCTTTAACCATCTGGCCGGGCTTGATATACATCTTTGAAAGGTGCGCGTAGTAGGTCTCCAAGCCATTGAAATGCCGGATTATTATCAGATTACCGTAACCACCTGTGTTGTATTGTGCGTAACGAACTTTCCCGTCGAAAGCAGCCCTTATGGGAGTTCCGAAATCAAGACCGATGTCAACTGCTTTGTGCGGCCTGCCTGAACGCCAGCCAAATCCGGAAGTAATTCCGCCCAATAAGGGGGGCGTGAATTTGTGCAGACTGTCCACCAGAGCAAATTTTACCGTATCGGGCAGCGGTTTATCTTCCGGATACATGTAAGCAAATGTTATATCATTCCAATATTCGGTAAAAATGCGTGCCGTGTCGGCGATGGCTTTGTCACGGGCCAGATCTTCGATGGAACTAACATACGACCACACATTATCACTGAATAATACAATCTGTTTACCATTAGCTTCAACCGTGTCTATTACAGTAGTTGAGGCCCATTGTCCGGCTGATGTGAGTGACATCAGAACAAGGCCGAAAAATGCTGAAAGAGTGATCCCGGTCTTTGATTTAATCATCCGCTATTTTTTTCTTGTAGCTACAAAGATATTGGATTCTTCGTTATAACCAAAACGAAAACTCAGCTTTGAGGCATTTTGCGGCCATGATTTTTTTAAATCTTCCTGATAAAAGTGTGAAAAAACAGGGATTGGTCGTGTATAAATTCCATAATATCCAAAATTCCAATCATTTTTGTTAAAAAACCTACAAGGAACTCCGCTGTCATCCTGAATGAGGAATTTTGAATGAGAAAGAACGATCTCTCTGATTTTATCATATTTGTCCTCGTGCATGCAGTAACTGCTTGATTTTACAATGGTTGTCATGTTGGTAGGTAGCGACTTCAGGAAGGTTTCAGCTTCGGGCATGCTCGCAAAACCATCGTTTCGGATGCTTACGCTGTAATAATACAATTTGTTCAACTTGTTTTCGCCGGGTCTTAAAAAGGTGATTTCAACTCCGTTGCTAAACTTTTTACCTGTTTTGTCCAGCACTTCGGTTTCACTTAAAACCTGTTTGCCATCTTTCGAAATGGTGGCGGGGCTAATATTCTGAATATGCAGATTCAAACGTGCCATAAAAAACAACAATACAGGAATGGTTCCTTTGATCTGCTCATTGTTCATCTGTACCTTCATGCTTTTTGTAATGAAGAAGCTCAGGTTCAGATTATCCCTGATGGCATTGTTGAGCGCTGCGAAAAACGAGGGCATTGAGTTTTCAATCTTTGTGATATCCGGAATAATTCCCACAGGTTCCAGTGCAACCATGTAATAGTTTTCTGCCTTCGGCAGGAAGGTGTACATGTAAACAAAGTCGGGTCCGCTGAAAGGATAAAATACATCGGAGGTAGTCTCATTTATTCCGTTTAATTCCTTGTCGATCCAGGGTTGCATAGCTCCCAGTTTGTTTTTCTGAAATTCCGCCCAGCTCTTGTCAATGTCGGCTGAGTAGTTTTTCCATTCTGTCTTTTCGGTATATTCTTTCAGAACGCTGCTGTCGCTAACAGGCATCCCAGCTACAAACCGCGCAATATCATTGTAGAAGTGATTCAGAACTATGGTCTCGGTTGGTGCCACAGTGTCATTCGAAGTAGAGTCGGTACCATTTTGTTTGTCCTTGCTGCTTCCGCCGCATGAAATCATGAAAAAGATGCTGAGCATCAGGATGAAAAGACTTGTTTTCATATTGTTTTTGGTTTATTTGATTGCTTGCTGAAAAAATACAGAACAGCGCCTACTGCAATGGTTGCTAGTCCGAGCAACGATTCCAGCGGTCGCGAGTAAATCACGAAAATGGTGATCCAGAGATTGAAAATCAGAAAAATAATTGGTGTAACCGGATAGCCCCAGGTTTTTACAGGCCGCTCTGCGTCTGGAAATTTGCGTCTGTGGACAAAGACTCCAAGTACTGTGAAGAATGTGAAAAGATTGAGCACAAACCCCGTGTACATAATCAGAGATTCGAAAGTTGAAGTGATAATCAGAACGAAACTGATTGCAAATTGGGTGATCAATGCAATATACGGAATGCCGTTTTTATTTTTCCTGGCCAAAAAACGCAGCAGTTTGAAATCTTCACCCATGACTAAGGTAACGCGCGGGCCGGCAAATATCATGGAGCTAATGCTTGAAACAAGCAACAGCGATATAAAAAGCCCCATAAATACTCCAAGTTTGTTCCCGAAAATATACATGGCTGCAATGAGTCCGATTTCGGGATTGCCAACCATCTCATCAACAGGCGTTGAAATCAGAAAAACAAAATTCAGCAGAATGTACAGAACCATTACCACTACACTTCCGATTACGAGCGACTTTGGTAATTGCTTTACCGGATTTTTCAGATCGTTCACAAAATAGGCCGATGCGTTCCAGCCACTGTAGGCATAGGATACAAAGACCAGTGCAACGGCAAAGGCCGGATTCAGAATATCATTGCCTGTGTCAGCGCTCACCGCAAATGAGAGTGGCTGGGCTTCCGGAAGAAAAAACAATCCGGCACCAACAAAAATGACAATAAAAGTTAGTTTCAGAATTGTAAAAACATTTTGAAATCCGCCGCCAGTCTTTATTGAGTTGCTGTGCACCATTGTAATGAGCGCCAGAATGATTATCCCGGCTATCATGGGCGTTGTTTGAAGCCAGTTGATGGAATAGGTGTTACTTAATATATCAATTGACTGATGATAATAGGTGCCAAAAGCTATGCATGCTGCGGCCACTGGCGCTGCAAATCCGATGGTGGCTGATATCCAGCCGGCCAGAAATCCAAGCGCGGGGTGATATATTTTGCTCAGAAAATTATATTCGCCACCGCTGCGGGGCATGGCTGCACCAAGCTCTCCGTAAACAAAGGAGCCGAACAAGGCCATAATGCCGCCAATAGCCCATAGTATCAAAATGGCAGCAGGATTTTTTATATCGAAAAGCTGAAAACCAAGAGATGTAAATACTCCGGTTCCAACCATGTTGGCTATCACGAAGTTGATGGCAGTAAAAAGCGTGAGTTTTTTCAGATCTTTATTCATCAGGAGAGACATTGATTGTATTGCGAGGCAACTTTAAACATTTCAAGATATTCTTTCGGATCAACAGTGAGTAAATAACGAATCGGATCAACAGGCTTTCCATCTTTCCATATTTCATAATGCAGATGCGGCCCGATCGAAATTCCAGTGCTGCCTACAAACCCTATCACATCGCCTGCACTCACCTTCGATCCGGGATCGACCTTCGACTCAAGTAGTTGAGCATAAAGGCTGTAGTATCCATGTCCGTGATAAATATATACCATGGTTCCGTAACCAGCCAGATTTTTAGGCACCTCCTGCACAACACCATCACCTGAAGCCAGAACTTCTGTACCAGCTCGGGCTGCAAGGTCTAACCCATTGTGCTGACGCGCTGTTTTAAAAATCGGATGTATGCGTTTCCCAAATCCTGACACCAGCGAATAACTGCCTTCTTTAAGCGGAACGCGTATCGGAAGTGAATGAATATAATCTGCATTATTTTTCAAAAAATACCCAGCGAAGTCAATGCGAATGGCATCTTTGTAGGCAATATTCTCAATTTTGCTGTAACGGGCTTTTACCAGTGATAGCATACCGGAAAACTCAGCACTGTGTGAGTTGTTCTGGGATTCTTCGAGCAGTTGGTTGCTCAGCAATGTGGTATCGGGCGGATCAGTTTCGAAAATCTCGCGGAATAAATGCCGGTCCTGCAATTCAAGATTACGTAGCAATTCAATATTTTGCTGATACTGAAGCTCCGCTTTTTCATAGGTTTCTTTAAATACAGCCAGATCGTGTTCTTTTTTTCTGACGTCCTTCGATTTGATGAATGTGGTTCCCAGAAGAATAAACAGCAAGCCGAAGGCAATTCCGACCAGCAGAACATAAAGCACATTGCGCCATCGCGAGTGCTTTTTATACACCACTTCGTAGTGCATCGTCTGCGGATTGAAACGTAAATGTTGATCGGACATGTTTTGAAATGTATGCAAAATTAATAAATAAACTAATTTTGCAGATAGTTTTATTAAGTACATTACAGAACAAGCTCCCTATGACCAGCAACGAAATCCGAAAGGCCTTTCTCGATTTTTTCAATTCGAAGTCGCATTCAATTGTTCCTTCAGCCCCCATGGTGCTTAAGAACGACCCTACATTGATGTTCACCAACGCAGGTATGAATCAGTTTAAGGATTATTTCCTCGGGAACGAAATTCCGAAAAGCAAACGGGTGGCCGATAGCCAGAAATGCCTGCGCGTATCGGGTAAACACAATGACCTCGAAGAAGTTGGCATTGATACTTACCATCATACCATGTTCGAAATGCTTGGCAACTGGTCCTTTGGTGATTATTTCAAGAAAGAAGCCATCGAATGGGCCTGGGAACTGCTGACTGACGTTTTTAAACTCAACAAAGACCGTTTGTTTGTTACCTATTTCGGAGGCGATGAGCATGAAAAGCTTGATCCTGACACCGAAGCCGCAGACTTTTGGAAAACACATATTGACGAAGCTCGCATCCTGCCTGGCTCGAAGAAAGATAATTTCTGGGAAATGGGCGATACCGGCCCCTGTGGCCCGTGCTCCGAAATTCATGTCGATCTCCGCTCCGATGCCGAACGTGCTGCTGTTGACGGAAAAACATTGGTCAACAACGATCACCCGCAGGTGATTGAAATATGGAACCTGGTTTTTATTCAATATAATCGCAATGCATCAGGCAAACTCGAGCCACTGCCGGCAAAACATGTTGATACCGGCATGGGTTTCGAACGGCTGGTAAGAGCTATTCAAAATAAATCATCGAATTATGATACCGATGTGTTTACGCCGTTGATTGCTGAAATCAGCTCTCTGAGCGGGTTTGAATATGGTAAAGACGAAAAGAAAGACATTGCAATGCGCGTAATTGCCGACCATATGCGGGCTGTAAGCTTTGCTATTGCTGACGGTCAGCTGCCTTCTAATGCCAAAGCGGGTTATGTTATCCGCCGCATTCTTCGTCGCGCTGTGCGTTATGGTTATTCATTTCTTGATTGTAATGAACCTTTCATGCATAAGTTGCTCCCTGTCCTTGAAAATCAGATGGGACAACAATTCCCGGAGTTAACAAAACAAAAGGAACTTATTGGCAATGTGATCCGTGAAGAAGAAAACTCTTTCCTGCGCACCCTGGCAACGGGCGTTCACATGTTTGAGAATTATGTTTCAAAACTGGCCGGAAGTAAAACCATTGATGGGAAATTTGCTTTTGAATTGTATGATACTTACGGCTTCCCGATTGACCTGACTTTGCTGATGGCGCGCGAACGCAGTCTCGATGTTCAGATTGACGAATTCAATACTTTTCTCACAGAACAGAAAAACAGAAGTCGCAAAGACGCTGCTGTAGCCGCCGGCGACTGGGTTGAAATTATTCCGGATGTAGTTACTGAATTCACCGGATACGATCATCTCTCCGACGAGGTGCGCATTGCGCGCTATCGTTCGGTGGAACAAAAAGGTAAAATTATTTTTCAGATCGTGCTCGACAAAACACCTTTCTATGCCGAAAGTGGCGGTCAGGTGGGCGATTCAGGCATGCTGAAATCCGAAAAGGATGAAATTGAAATCATTAATACCATCAAGGAAAACCGCTTGATTATTCATGTTACAGACACGCTGCCCGAAGACCCAAAAGCTGTTTTCAAAGCCGACGTGAATGCCGATTATCGTGTCAGCATCATGCGTAACCATTCAGCTACCCACTTGCTGCACGAAGCACTGCGCGCGGTTCTCGGAACACATGTTGAACAGAAGGGATCTCTTGTTTCTCCTGAACATCTGCGTTTCGACTTTTCGCATTTTCAGAAATTGAGCAATGAAGATTTGTTGAAAGTTGAACGTTTCGTCAATGAAAAAATTCGCGAAAATATTCCATTGGATGAACACCGCGAAATGAAGCAGGATGAAGCTTTGGCAATGGGTGCGATGGCGTTGTTCGGCGAAAAATATGGCGACAAAGTTCGCGTAATCCGCTTTGGAAGCAGCGTTGAGCTCTGCGGAGGAACACATATTCCTTCAACCGGAATGATTGGTTATTTCAAAATAGTTTCTGAAAGCGCGATTGCAGCTGGTGTTCGGCGTATCGAAGCAGTGTCGGGTGTACTCGCCGAAGCATTGATTGAAAAGATGGACGAACAACTCCGTGGTCTGAAAGAAATATTCAAAGGAAAGGATCCTGTTGTTGCC includes the following:
- a CDS encoding amino acid permease, whose translation is MSLLMNKDLKKLTLFTAINFVIANMVGTGVFTSLGFQLFDIKNPAAILILWAIGGIMALFGSFVYGELGAAMPRSGGEYNFLSKIYHPALGFLAGWISATIGFAAPVAAACIAFGTYYHQSIDILSNTYSINWLQTTPMIAGIIILALITMVHSNSIKTGGGFQNVFTILKLTFIVIFVGAGLFFLPEAQPLSFAVSADTGNDILNPAFAVALVFVSYAYSGWNASAYFVNDLKNPVKQLPKSLVIGSVVVMVLYILLNFVFLISTPVDEMVGNPEIGLIAAMYIFGNKLGVFMGLFISLLLVSSISSMIFAGPRVTLVMGEDFKLLRFLARKNKNGIPYIALITQFAISFVLIITSTFESLIMYTGFVLNLFTFFTVLGVFVHRRKFPDAERPVKTWGYPVTPIIFLIFNLWITIFVIYSRPLESLLGLATIAVGAVLYFFSKQSNKPKTI
- a CDS encoding alanine--tRNA ligase, translating into MTSNEIRKAFLDFFNSKSHSIVPSAPMVLKNDPTLMFTNAGMNQFKDYFLGNEIPKSKRVADSQKCLRVSGKHNDLEEVGIDTYHHTMFEMLGNWSFGDYFKKEAIEWAWELLTDVFKLNKDRLFVTYFGGDEHEKLDPDTEAADFWKTHIDEARILPGSKKDNFWEMGDTGPCGPCSEIHVDLRSDAERAAVDGKTLVNNDHPQVIEIWNLVFIQYNRNASGKLEPLPAKHVDTGMGFERLVRAIQNKSSNYDTDVFTPLIAEISSLSGFEYGKDEKKDIAMRVIADHMRAVSFAIADGQLPSNAKAGYVIRRILRRAVRYGYSFLDCNEPFMHKLLPVLENQMGQQFPELTKQKELIGNVIREEENSFLRTLATGVHMFENYVSKLAGSKTIDGKFAFELYDTYGFPIDLTLLMARERSLDVQIDEFNTFLTEQKNRSRKDAAVAAGDWVEIIPDVVTEFTGYDHLSDEVRIARYRSVEQKGKIIFQIVLDKTPFYAESGGQVGDSGMLKSEKDEIEIINTIKENRLIIHVTDTLPEDPKAVFKADVNADYRVSIMRNHSATHLLHEALRAVLGTHVEQKGSLVSPEHLRFDFSHFQKLSNEDLLKVERFVNEKIRENIPLDEHREMKQDEALAMGAMALFGEKYGDKVRVIRFGSSVELCGGTHIPSTGMIGYFKIVSESAIAAGVRRIEAVSGVLAEALIEKMDEQLRGLKEIFKGKDPVVAVTELNEKLSGLQKEMEALKKEKLILLAPSLLAEAKDIAGIKFLGKILDVPTGDLKDIAFGLRTLSDNLVAVLCSANGEKAGITLLISDKLVKEKGLNAGQLIREIAKPINGGGGGQPFLASAGGTNKDGLSEAIAAAEAIFGK